One Sphaeramia orbicularis chromosome 21, fSphaOr1.1, whole genome shotgun sequence DNA window includes the following coding sequences:
- the slc5a3b gene encoding sodium/myo-inositol cotransporter, giving the protein MGPGMEAPDIAVVALYFVLVLFIGFLAMWKANRSTVSGYFLAGRSMTWIVIGASLFVSNIGSEHFIGLAGSGAASGFAVGAWEFNALLLLQLLGWVFIPVYIHSGVYTMPEYLSKRYGGNRLKVYFAFLSVLLYIFTKLSVDLYAGALFIQESLGWNLYLSIFLLISMTALLTVTGGLVAVLYTDALQAVLMIGGALTLTIMSLVKVGGLEGVRTKYMQAVPNVTAIMATGNFSYSPSCRIHPKPNSLRILRGPLDEDIPWPGFIFGQTPASIWYWCADQVIVQRVLAAKNLAHAKGSTLMAGFLKILPMFVIVIPGMISRIMFADEIACIGPEHCMAVCGSQAGCSNIAYPRLVMAVMPVGLRGLMMAVMIAALMSDLDSIFNSASTIFTLDIYQTIRRKASQRELLIVGRMFVVVMVGISIAWVPVIIEMQGGQTYLYIQEVAGYLTPPIAALFLLGVFWKRCNEKGAFWGGMTGFTLGTLRLILAFIYRQPRCDQPDTRPAFIVHVHYMYVAAGLFWISGLVAIVVSLCTAPPDKEQVATTTVWGLRNIEMVPTKDREEMYRLTEKSHCNGAGGLHKEMPPDVRNQRCLDGADVKLLVPSTDHDPATPSTEASPATTPADQFGNRKLDPIRGEDGCHGNGETGKCRRLVDWFCGYKDEAQNAQQKVVQEDARVIAEMLYEPPRVKLLLNLGLLFVCSVGILMFVYFSL; this is encoded by the coding sequence ATGGGTCCTGGAATGGAAGCACCTGACATAGCTGTGGTAGCACTGTATTTTGTCCTGGTGCTATTCATTGGGTTTTTGGCCATGTGGAAAGCCAACCGCAGTACTGTTAGCGGCTACTTCCTGGCTGGACGCTCCATGACATGGATAGTCATAGGTGCATCGCTGTTCGTCAGTAACATTGGCAGTGAACATTTCATAGGCCTGGCTGGGTCGGGAGCAGCAAGTGGCTTTGCGGTGGGAGCATGGGAGTTTAACGCACTTCTTCTTCTGCAGCTGCTTGGCTGGGTGTTCATCCCTGTTTATATCCATTCAGGAGTTTACACCATGCCCGAGTACCTTTCGAAACGCTATGGAGGCAACAGGCTAAAGGTCTACTttgcttttttgtctgttttactttACATTTTCACAAAGCTGTCTGTGGACTTGTATGCTGGAGCCCTCTTTATTCAAGAGTCACTGGGATGGAACCTTTATCTGTCTATTTTCCTGCTCATTAGTATGACTGCACTCCTCACTGTCACTGGTGGACTGGTGGCAGTATTGTACACAGATGCACTTCAGGCAGTGCTAATGATAGGTGGAGCACTGACTTTAACTATCATGAGCCTTGTCAAAGTTGGTGGGCTGGAGGGTGTCAGAACTAAGTACATGCAGGCAGTTCCTAATGTTACTGCTATAATGGCCACTGGAAACTTCTCCTATTCTCCTTCTTGTCGCATTCATCCCAAGCCTAATTCTCTACGCATCCTTCGCGGCCCTCTGGATGAAGACATCCCATGGCCaggttttatttttggccaaactccTGCATCAATCTGGTACTGGTGTGCTGACCAGGTCATTGTTCAGAGAGTACTGGCAGCAAAGAATTTAGCCCATGCCAAAGGCTCAACACTCATGGCTGGGTTTCTCAAGATCCTGCCCATGTTTGTTATAGTCATTCCAGGTATGATCTCTCGCATTATGTTTGCAGATGAAATAGCCTGCATTGGGCCCGAGCACTGCATGGCTGTCTGTGGTTCTCAGGCAGGCTGCTCAAATATTGCCTATCCTCGCCTGGTTATGGCTGTGATGCCCGTGGGACTCAGGGGTCTGATGATGGCCGTCATGATTGCTGCCCTGATGAGTGATCTTGACTCAATCTTCAACAGTGCAAGCACCATCTTCACCTTGGACATCTACCAAACCATTCGGAGGAAGGCATCCCAGCGTGAGCTGCTTattgtgggccgtatgtttgttgTGGTCATGGTGGGAATTAGTATTGCTTGGGTCCCTGTTATTATTGAAATGCAAGGTGGACAGACATATCTCTATATCCAGGAAGTTGCTGGCTACCTAACTCCACCAATTGCAGCCCTCTTCCTGTTAGGTGTTTTCTGGAAACGCTGTAATGAAAAAGGTGCATTTTGGGGAGGCATGACAGGTTTCACCTTAGGCACCCTGCGACTGATCCTTGCATTTATCTATCGCCAGCCTCGCTGTGACCAGCCTGACACAAGGCCCGCCTTCATCGTACATGTGCACTACATGTATGTGGCTGCAGGACTGTTCTGGATTTCAGGGCTAGTGGCTATAGTGGTCAGTCTCTGTACTGCCCCACCAGATAAGGAGCAGGTAGCCACCACAACAGTCTGGGGGCTCCGTAACATTGAAATGGTTCCCACTAAGGACAGAGAGGAAATGTACAGGCTGACAGAGAAGAGCCACTGTAATGGCGCTGGAGGCCTCCATAAAGAAATGCCCCCAGATGTCAGAAACCAGAGATGTTTGGATGGGGCAGATGTCAAACTCCTGGTACCATCCACTGACCATGACCCAGCAACTCCTAGTACAGAGGCATCCCCTGCAACCACCCCTGCAGACCAATTTGGCAATAGAAAGCTGGATCCGATCAGAGGAGAGGATGGCTGCCATGGCAATGGGGAGACTGGCAAGTGCCGGCGTTTAGTGGACTGGTTTTGTGGATATAAGGATGAAGCACAGAATGCTCAGCAAAAAGTGGTGCAGGAGGACGCAAGAGTCATTGCAGAGATGCTATACGAGCCACCTAGAGTTAAACTTCTCCTCAACTTGGGCCTGCTATTCGTCTGCTCTGTGGGCATCctcatgtttgtttatttctcaCTTTAG